A window of [Clostridium] innocuum genomic DNA:
ATGGAAAAGTGGTGGAATGAGCGTTGTATCAACCGCAGGGACTGGATTTTGGATCATTTGAAGGAGCTGAGTCTTACCATTGAGGAAATCATGGTGGTTTTGATGATTGATTTTATGAATGAGTATCAGATACCGATCACACATGGGATTCTGGCAGATAAGCTGAAAAAGGATTCCGATGAAATTGATGATATCCTTTCTCATTTAAGTGCCAAGGGCTATCTGGCGCTGCAGTTTCAAAACGGAAAAATCCTGTTTAATATTGATGGTGTTTTTGCGGATAACAGTGAAAAGAGTCTGGCGTTTGATCAGTCCTTATTCGATCTGTTTGAATCGGAGTTTGGCAGACCGCTGTCACAGATGGAGCTGCAGCGCATGGCTGACTGGCTGAAGGACTATGAGCAGAAGCTGATCTGTTATGCGCTGCGCGAAGCGCTGACCTACGATCATAAAAGCTTTGATTACATAGAGCGTATTCTGGTGGAATGGAAAAACCGCGGTATGACAGCTGAGAAATACGAAGGGGGAGAGCGCTGATGACAACGGATGAAATTCTGGATATACTGGAAGAGATGTTTCCGGATGCCCATTGTGAGCTGGAGCACAGAAATGCATTTGAATTGCTGGTGGCTGTTGTATTGTCTGCACAGACGACAGATGCGGCGGTCAATAAAGTGACGCCTGCCCTGTTTGAAGCCTTTGGAACACCGCAGGCGATGGCGGAGGCGGATATACGCGACATTGAGGATAAGATACGAAGAATCGGCCTGTACCGCAACAAGGCGCGCTCCATTCAGAACCTCAGCAGATCACTGCTGGAATCCTTTGACGGTGTTGTTCCGGAAAGCATGAAGGAGTTGACCTCTCTGGCAGGAGTTGGCCGTAAGACTGCCAATGTCGTTCGCAGTGTCTGCTTTGATATTCCCAGCATTGCAGTGGATACGCATGTAGAACGCATTTCCAAGCGACTGGGGCTTGCTAAGGTGCAGGATAGTGTAGAAGTCGTAGAACAGAAATTAAAGCGCAAGCTGAAGCGGGAACGCTGGAACCGCGCTCATCATCTCTTTATCTTCTTCGGGCGATATTTCTGTACAGCACGAAATCCGAAATGTGAGGAATGTCCGTTTAAGGAGTTTTGTAAAAAGGATAAGCTGGAAGCATATCGGAATTCCAAAAAGGCATAAAACGATCCATTGCGGGTCGTTTTTTTTGAATCAGATGAAACCTTGGTACTCCATAATAACATATAGAATATGAAACATGGCAAGCTGCCGGTATTTATTGCTAGGCTGATACTGAGCGCAGATGTGCGGAGCATTGTGTATCCCAGACAATGCATAATCTGCGTGTAAGGTGCAGCTGTTTGAAAGAGAGAAGAAAAAGGATGGTTCTAAGAATCATCCTTTTCTACTATTATCTGCATTTATTGCGCAGGCTTTAAGACCTCTGTCAGGGCAGCGTTTACCTTAGCTGTCTGTTCATCAATCTGTGCCTGTGTGGCATTTGCATCGCCGTATACTGTTTTTGCAGTATTCAATATACTGTCAAATTGAAGTACACTTTCTACCGTATAGGAGTTACGGTTGATGGCGTTTCCTTTATTGATTGCTTCATTTAATGCATCACGGCTGATCACCGGCTTCTGTACCAGCGTGTTGATGGCATTGTTCACGGCAGAGGTTTGTGCATCAATTTGTGCCTGTGTGGATTTTTTATTGTCATAGACTGATTTTGCGCTGTTTACGGCAGCGTTTAATGCATGGATGCTCTCTGGTGTATACAGAGAGGTATTGATGCCTGCCGCCTTGGTAAGGGCAGCATTCAGACTGCTCTTATTTGCGCTGGATACCAGACCGTTCAAGGCTGCCTGCAAATCTGCCTTCGCCTTAT
This region includes:
- a CDS encoding DnaD domain protein, producing the protein MEKWWNERCINRRDWILDHLKELSLTIEEIMVVLMIDFMNEYQIPITHGILADKLKKDSDEIDDILSHLSAKGYLALQFQNGKILFNIDGVFADNSEKSLAFDQSLFDLFESEFGRPLSQMELQRMADWLKDYEQKLICYALREALTYDHKSFDYIERILVEWKNRGMTAEKYEGGER
- the nth gene encoding endonuclease III; the encoded protein is MTTDEILDILEEMFPDAHCELEHRNAFELLVAVVLSAQTTDAAVNKVTPALFEAFGTPQAMAEADIRDIEDKIRRIGLYRNKARSIQNLSRSLLESFDGVVPESMKELTSLAGVGRKTANVVRSVCFDIPSIAVDTHVERISKRLGLAKVQDSVEVVEQKLKRKLKRERWNRAHHLFIFFGRYFCTARNPKCEECPFKEFCKKDKLEAYRNSKKA